The following is a genomic window from Sulfitobacter pontiacus.
TTGCATCGGCGTGGCGGCCAGAAAACCGATGGCCAACAGCTTGAGCCCGCAAGGCACGCCAGCATAGAGCCATATGAGCGTCGAGATTGCCACCGGTCCATTGCCCGTCGTACCGCTGTCAAAGCCGGACGCCTGCAGGGTGGGAAGTAGCGTTATCGCAGCGAAGGCAAGGGCGAATTTCGACACCAGCGACCACAGCCCGAACCCCTCGGCGGCCTGCGGGGCGACCACCGCCATCCGCGCGGAGAACATCGCGGGCAGTAGTGTCAGGTCGGCCCCCAGCACCGCGCCAGAGGCGATGCAGACCAGCACGAACCACGCCACATCCCCCGCCCCCAGCAGCAAAGTCCCTGCAAACACAAGGATCGCCAAGCCCATTGCGGACAGCAGGACGGGTTTGGGGCTGAAACGCTCTGCCAGCTTGCCCCATAGCGGGGCGGCCACAGCAGCCGAAAGAAAGAAGAGCAACAGCAGCGCCCCCGCCCACCCCGGTGCGCGCAGCACGCTTTCGACGTAGAACAGAAATAACGTAGATGTGACCGCGACAGGGGCCGCATTGAACAGCGCGATCAGCAGCAACCGACGGGCAATCGGATCGCGCAGGACCACGGCGATTCCCGTCGGACCCGCGATATCCGCGCCGCGCCATTCGCCCCGCATGGCAAAAACGCTGCCCAGTCCAAGCGCGGCAAAACCGATGGCAAACCCTGTAAACGGGGCCCCCATCACCAGCCCCAGCATCACAGGCAGTACCGAGGCCGCGCAGACACCCAACAACGCCCCCGTCTCGCGCCAGCGCGCCAGCACCAGATGCCCGCGCCCGGGCAGCAGCGCGGCTTTGGCGACCCCTTGCGCATAAAAGCAGATCGTCAGAAAGCTGAACGCCGAAAACACCCCCGTCAGTGTCAGCGCGAACCACATCAGCGGCGGCAGCAAGGGCGGCACTGCAAACAGGGCAAACATCGATACAGCCATCAGGGCGACACCGACGGCGACCGCCGCGCCACGCCTGTGACGCAAGGCTTGCGATAGCCGCCCCAGCAGCGGGTCCTGCACCACATCCAACAGGCGCAGCGCAAAAAGCACCGTGCCCAAAGCCCCAAGAGACACCCCGTATTCATCAACAAAGAACTTGGGTGCGTGAATATAAATCGGCAGCCCCGCCGCCGCCAGAAGCGACGCAAACAGCGCATAGGCAGGCAGTTGATGTGCCGAACGGGTCACGTGCCCGACACGTCTTTCACTGGCGGTTCAGGACGCGGGCGATAGCCGCCGCCTTTCCACCACAGCTTTAGTGCCTGCCAGTGGATCAAGGCCAACACCCGCCGCGCCCCGAAGGGACGCCGCAGCAGCGACCACAGGATTGCCCGGTTCGTGAGAGGGCCACGACGGCCCGTCAGGGTGGCGATCAAGCCCCCTTCGGACTGGGTATAATCGATCCACACACCAATACGGTCGGCGCGGATATCAAAGCGAAAACTGTATCCCCCTTCGACCGGCTGAAATGGTGATACGTGGAAAATCTTGGTCGCGTGCAGATGATCAGTGGCCGTGATCGGGCGCAGGTCATCGTGGCGGCATAGATAGCTGTGCCGGTCACCGAAAGTATTCGATACCTCTGATATCACGGCGATCAGCGCACCGTCCGCGCGGTGGCACAGCCAAAAGCTGACCGGGTTGAACACATGCCCCAACACGCGCGGTTGCGCCATCAGCTCTATCCGCGCGACGCCCGTGACATCGTGCTGTGCCAGAACATCCCGCACCCACGCGGCCCCGCGACCCGCGCCTTTGGTGCCGCCGTGGTCTTCGTCCCACAGCGATGTCACGGCCCCGCGGTTGCGCCCGAACAACGCCGGTGTTCGCAGCGATGCCTCTGCATCCAGAACCACGTAATCGACCGAATAGCGAAAGCTGTTTTCGACCGCCCCCTTGCGCCCATGATAGGTCACACCACGGATATGATCGACGCCGGCGCTCATTCTGCGGCCAATGCGACCTTTGCCTTGGCCCGCAGCCCCTGCACCACGTCAACAGCGCTAGAGAGCCCGTCCTCGTGGAAGCCATGCTTCATCCAAGCGCCGCAGAACCAGGTGTTCTGCGTGCCGTTGAAGGCGCGCACCTGCTCTTGTGCGGCCAGCGCGCCCAGATCATAGACCGGATGGCGCAGGGTGACCTGATCATAGATCAGCTCTTCGCGGATCGGGCGCTTGGTATTGAGCGTCACGAAATGCGGGTCGTCCATCGGGATCGGTTGCAGCGAGTTCATCCAGTAGGTCAGGTCGATCCGGTCGGACTTCTGCCCCTTATCCTCGGCATAGATCCACGAAGCCCAGGTCTTGCGCAGCTTGGGCATAACAGAGGCATCGGCATGTAGCACCACGTCGTTGGGCTGGTATTTCACCGCGCCCAAGGCCGCACGCTCTGCCGCGCTTGGGTCGGCCAGAAGGGCAAGCGTATCATCCGAATGGCTGGCAAAGACGACCTCGTCAAAGGCTTCCCATTCCGCGCCATGGGTTTTCACCTCTGCGCCCAAGGGCGTGCGGCGGACGGATTGCACTGGCGTGCCAAGGCGAATGTCGACGCCCTTGGCTGTCAGCGATGCCCCCAGACGGTTCACATATTCCTGCGACCCGCCCTTAACCGTATACCACTGGTGCTGACCTGTGTGGCTCAGCAAGGCGTGGTTCTCGAAGAAGTCGATCATGGAGTAGGCGGGGAAATCCATGATCTTGTCCACCGGCGTCGACCAGATCGCGCCCGACAGCGGCGTCAGGTAGTATTTGCGAAAATATTCACCCGCGCCCAGCTTGTCCAAGAACCCGGCAATGGTCAGCGTACGGTCTTGCGCCAGCTTGGTCGCCGTGCTGTTGAACCGCACGATATCGGTCAACATACGCAGGAATTTCGGATTCAGCGCATTGCGTCGCTGCGCGAAGATCGAATCCAGCGTCATCAGCCCGTATTCCAACCGCCCCCCGTCGATGGAGGCCCCGAAGCTCATGTTGGATTTGACCACCGGCACGTCGAGCTCTTTGAACAGCGCGGCGAGGTTGGGATAATTGGCGTAGTTGAACACGATAAAGCCCGTATCTACAGGCTGGTCGCCGTTCTTGCCCGCCATCTTCGTGCGCGCGTGGCCACCCAGACGGGGGCAGCTTTCGAACAAGGTCACCTGATGGTCGTCGCCCAGCATATGCGCCGCCCCCATGCCGGAAATACCCGCGCCGATGACGGCAATCTTTCGGTGGCCTGCCAAAGAGGTATTCTGTGGCGGGTCGATGGCTTCAAATGGCATAAGGCGAGAATTTCCAGTCTGTCAGGTTTGTATCGGCACTTTCGGTGATACACGGGCTGGACGGTACATGAGTTGCAGTTAATCAGACACTAACTACGACTTTTTGTGACACCCTTGTCGTGGCTCCTCGCTTAGATAGCCCGTCAGGGCCGTTTGTCAGGGCGCGAAAGCGGCACAACGCGATTATCCTGCTCTGACAGTTCTTCGAAATCGAAATTATCCAGTTTTGCCGCACGTTTACCCGCGCGTTCAGCAGCCGTGCCCAAGCCTTCAAGATCAGCGCGGGCCTGCCCGAAATGGGTGTTCAGCTTGCCAACACGTTCGACCACGATCTCGACATCGCGGTGCAGCATCTTGAGCGTTTTGCGGATAGCCCCTGCCTGTTCCCGCATCCGCGCATCCTTGAGGATCGCGCGCATCGTATTCAGCGTTGCCATGCAGGTGGTCGGCGAAACGATCCAGACCCGCGCATCAAAGCCTTCGCGGACGAGTTCAGGGAAGTTCGCATGCAGCTCGGCATAGACGGCTTCCGAGGGCAGGAACATCAGCGCGCCATCCGCGGTCTCGCCCTCGATGATGTATTTCGTGGTGATGGCCTGAATATGCGACTTGACCGCAACCCGCATGGCGCGGGCGGCATCCTTAACCTCGTATTCCGTCTTGGCACGACGTAGGGCTTCATAGGCTTCAAGCGGGAATTTACTGTCGATCACGATCGGGCCGGGCGGGTTCGGCAGGTGGATCAGGCAATCCGCGCGCCTGCCGTTGGAAAGCGTCGCCTGCATCGTATAGCTGTCACTTGGCAGCGCCTTAGCGACGATATCGTGCAGCTGGATTTCACCGAATGCGCCACGGGTCTGTTTGTTGCTCAGGATATCCTGCAGCGACAACACGTCGCCCGACAGTTTGGTGATATTGTCCTGCGCCTTGTCAATCGCGGCCAGCCGTTCCTGTAGCTGGGTCAGGCTGGTCGTCGTCTGCTTGCTGGAACCGTGAAGTGTCGCGCTCATGCGTTCCTGCATCTCTGCCAAGGACCGGGCAGAGCGGGCCGCGTTCTCTGCCAGCCGGTCCTGCATTTGTTGCTGCACATGGGCCATGCGGGCCTCGATGCTTTGCACCATCTGGGCCTGTGCATTGGCTTGGGTATCCGACACGGTTTGCAAGCCGCCGCGCAGTTGTTCCTGCCCCATGCCAAGCTGTTGCACATGGCCGCCCAGTATCTGCATCTGGCGCGCCAGCGGCGCCGCCACCCGCGCCGACCGCCCCGCCGCACGCACCGCCATCACCAACAGGATCAGCACCAGCAAGACCACGCCCCCGCCGCCAATCAGCAGCAGCATGGCAGGGCCTGTCAGCGCGTAGGTTTCACCGCCAAGCTGGATCATGTGCGCCCGAACAGACGTTCGATATCGCTCAACTTCAGCTCGACATAGGTGGGGCGGCCGTGGTTGCACTGGCCGGAATGGGGCGTCGCCTCCATCTCGCGCAGCAGCGCGTTCATTTCCTCGCCCCGCATCCAGCGGCCCGAACGGATGGAACCGTGACAGGCCACACGGCTGAGGATCGCCTCGATCCGGGCCTGTAACGTGTTGCTTTCGTTCT
Proteins encoded in this region:
- a CDS encoding MFS transporter; the protein is MTRSAHQLPAYALFASLLAAAGLPIYIHAPKFFVDEYGVSLGALGTVLFALRLLDVVQDPLLGRLSQALRHRRGAAVAVGVALMAVSMFALFAVPPLLPPLMWFALTLTGVFSAFSFLTICFYAQGVAKAALLPGRGHLVLARWRETGALLGVCAASVLPVMLGLVMGAPFTGFAIGFAALGLGSVFAMRGEWRGADIAGPTGIAVVLRDPIARRLLLIALFNAAPVAVTSTLFLFYVESVLRAPGWAGALLLLFFLSAAVAAPLWGKLAERFSPKPVLLSAMGLAILVFAGTLLLGAGDVAWFVLVCIASGAVLGADLTLLPAMFSARMAVVAPQAAEGFGLWSLVSKFALAFAAITLLPTLQASGFDSGTTGNGPVAISTLIWLYAGVPCGLKLLAIGFLAATPMQKEGEE
- a CDS encoding DUF1365 domain-containing protein gives rise to the protein MSAGVDHIRGVTYHGRKGAVENSFRYSVDYVVLDAEASLRTPALFGRNRGAVTSLWDEDHGGTKGAGRGAAWVRDVLAQHDVTGVARIELMAQPRVLGHVFNPVSFWLCHRADGALIAVISEVSNTFGDRHSYLCRHDDLRPITATDHLHATKIFHVSPFQPVEGGYSFRFDIRADRIGVWIDYTQSEGGLIATLTGRRGPLTNRAILWSLLRRPFGARRVLALIHWQALKLWWKGGGYRPRPEPPVKDVSGT
- a CDS encoding NAD(P)/FAD-dependent oxidoreductase — protein: MPFEAIDPPQNTSLAGHRKIAVIGAGISGMGAAHMLGDDHQVTLFESCPRLGGHARTKMAGKNGDQPVDTGFIVFNYANYPNLAALFKELDVPVVKSNMSFGASIDGGRLEYGLMTLDSIFAQRRNALNPKFLRMLTDIVRFNSTATKLAQDRTLTIAGFLDKLGAGEYFRKYYLTPLSGAIWSTPVDKIMDFPAYSMIDFFENHALLSHTGQHQWYTVKGGSQEYVNRLGASLTAKGVDIRLGTPVQSVRRTPLGAEVKTHGAEWEAFDEVVFASHSDDTLALLADPSAAERAALGAVKYQPNDVVLHADASVMPKLRKTWASWIYAEDKGQKSDRIDLTYWMNSLQPIPMDDPHFVTLNTKRPIREELIYDQVTLRHPVYDLGALAAQEQVRAFNGTQNTWFCGAWMKHGFHEDGLSSAVDVVQGLRAKAKVALAAE
- a CDS encoding DNA recombination protein RmuC; its protein translation is MIQLGGETYALTGPAMLLLIGGGGVVLLVLILLVMAVRAAGRSARVAAPLARQMQILGGHVQQLGMGQEQLRGGLQTVSDTQANAQAQMVQSIEARMAHVQQQMQDRLAENAARSARSLAEMQERMSATLHGSSKQTTTSLTQLQERLAAIDKAQDNITKLSGDVLSLQDILSNKQTRGAFGEIQLHDIVAKALPSDSYTMQATLSNGRRADCLIHLPNPPGPIVIDSKFPLEAYEALRRAKTEYEVKDAARAMRVAVKSHIQAITTKYIIEGETADGALMFLPSEAVYAELHANFPELVREGFDARVWIVSPTTCMATLNTMRAILKDARMREQAGAIRKTLKMLHRDVEIVVERVGKLNTHFGQARADLEGLGTAAERAGKRAAKLDNFDFEELSEQDNRVVPLSRPDKRP